One segment of Purpureocillium takamizusanense chromosome 7, complete sequence DNA contains the following:
- the CYB2 gene encoding L-lactate dehydrogenase (cytochrome) (EggNog:ENOG503NTYS~COG:C) codes for MALKGSDVAAHDSAKSCWVIIHGKAYDVTEFLPEHPGGQKIILKYAGKDATEEFDPIHPPDTLDKYLDRSKHLGPVDMDTVAKEAKEEDPDEADRLERVDQKPLLSQCYNLFDFEAVARRVMKRTAWGYYSSAADDEITMRENHSAIHRIWFRPQVLVDVEHVDFSTTMLGTKCSVPFYVTATALGKLGNPEGEVVLTRAARTHNVVQMIPTLASCSFDEIVDARRGDQVQWLQLYVNKDREITRKIVQHAEARGCRGLFITVDAPQLGRREKDMRSKFTDQGSNVQSGQDTDTSQGAARAISSFIDPSLSWKDMAWFRSITGMPIILKGVQRVEDVLRAVDAGVQGVVLSNHGGRQLDFARSGIEVLAETMPVLRERGVDPERFQVFVDGGFRRASDILKALCLGAAGVGIGRPFLYAMSAYGQDGVERAMQLLKDEMEMNMRLIGCATVKDLHPGLLDTRGLFIHSNSTPPDALSATVYDPLVVPPQRPKAAADPPAKAKL; via the exons aTGGCGCTCAAGGGGAGCGACGTGGCGGCACACGACAGCGCAAAGTCATGCTGGGTCATCATCCAT GGCAAAGCATACGACGTCACTGAGTTCCTACCCG AGCATCCCGGTGGCCAGAAGATCATCCTGAAATACGCA GGCAAAGATGCCACAGAAGAATTCGACCCCATTCACCCACCCGACACGCTGGACAAGTACCTCGATCGCTCCAAGCACCTCGGCCCAGTCGACATGGACAccgtcgccaaggaggccaaggaggaggacccGGACGAGGCAGACCGCCTGGAGCGCGTCGACCAGAAGCCCCTGCTCTCCCAGTGCTACAACCTCTTCGActtcgaggccgtcgcgcggAGGGTCATGAAACGCACCGCCTGGGGCTATTATTCCAGCGctgccgatgacgagatT ACCATGCGCGAGAACCACAGTGCCATCCATCGGATCTGGTTCCGCCCtcaggtcctcgtcgacgtggaacACGTCGACTTCTCCACCACGATGCTCGGGACGAAATGCTCCGTGCCCTTCTACGTCACCGCAAccgccctcggcaagctGGGCAACCCCGAGGGCGAAGTCGTCctcacccgcgccgcccgcacccaCAACGTCGTCCAGATGATACCCACCCTCGCCTCGTGCTCGTTTGACGAGATCGTCGACGCCAGACGGGGCGACCAGGTCCAGTGGCTGCAGCTCTACGTCAACAAGGACCGCGAAATCACCCGTAAGATTGTCCAGCACGCCGAGGCCCGCGGCTGCAGGGGCCTCTtcatcaccgtcgacgcgcccCAGCTTGGCCGGCGCGAAAAGGACATGCGGAGCAAGTTCACCGACCAGGGCAGCAACGTCCAGTCGGGCCAGGACACGGACACGAgccagggcgccgcccgcgccatctCGAGCTTCATCGACCCCTCGCTGTCGTGGAAGGACATGGCCTGGTTCCGCAGCATCACGGGCATGCCCATCATCCTCAAGGGCGtgcagcgcgtcgaggacgtgctccgcgccgtcgacgccggcgtccagGGCGTCGTCCTGTCCaaccacggcggccgccagctcgacTTTGCCCGCTCCGGCatcgaggtcctcgccgagACCATGCCCGTcctgcgcgagcgcggcgtcgacccggAGCGCTTCCAGgtcttcgtcgacggcggcttccgccgcgccagcgACATCCTCAAGGCCCTgtgcctcggcgccgccggcgtcggcatcggcaggCCCTTCCTCTACGCCATGAGCGCCTACGgccaggacggcgtcgagcgcgccatgcagctgctcaaggacgagatGGAGATGAACATGCGCCTCATCGGCTGCGCCACCGTCAAGGACCTGCACCCAGGCCTGCTCGACACCCGCGGCCTCTTCATCCACTCCAACTCGACGCCCCCCGACGCCCTCTCCGCCACCGTCTACGACCCCctcgtcgtgccgccgcaaaggcccaaggccgccgccgaccctcCCGCAAAGGCCAAGCTGTGA
- the BRO1 gene encoding bck1-like resistance to osmotic shock (COG:U~EggNog:ENOG503NUGR): protein MTQSPMISAPLKATNEIDWVAPLKAYIRDTYGDDPERYAEECATLNRLRQDMRGAGKESPSGRDMLYRYYGQLELLDLRFPIDEQHIKISFTWFDAFTHKPTTQYSLAFEKASVIFNISAILSGHGAFQNRADESALKTAYHSFQASAGMFTYINENFLHAPSFDLSRETVKTLIQIMLAQAQEIFLEKQVADQKKIGLLAKLAAQTGHLYSQSIEGVQDNVNRAIFEKVWLTLVQIKAHLFNSTAQYYQALADDEAGEHGIAVGRLQVAETLAKEAERMARNFPASVPSSSNLGAETSGLLQELTKRQFSTAQEKLREAVKDNDFVYHQTVPVEASLPAISKLPAAKPIPVSELYAGQDISRITGPDLFGKIVPMAVTESASLYDEEKAKLVRAETEKVDTANGEMAASLDYLRLPGALQVLKGGFDQDILPDEDFRQWCVDVADHENPASIFEFLRTERESILSTLEKKTKQLDMEESVCEKMRSKYENEWSQQPSARLTTTLRGDIRNYGDALEEALRSDSQLAAKLRQNGAEFDEMRRAAEDGEVDQLFQQAVAVARGRGSNATSPAAAEPNLLDADFGESGPSVMDQINRVEEILKKLNLVKRERNQVLKDLKEKVHNDDISQVLILNKKSISNYEAQLFEQELEKFRPHQNRLLQANHKQSALMKELTATFNALLQDKRVRAEQSKYETIQRQRSSVINKYKRAYQEFLDLEAGLQSAKNWYSEMRETVESLDKNVESFVNNRRAEGAQLLNQIEQERSAGKSSQAELERERLRGLMERMSMDPAKSPPATTASGRPTPAPLFQPGQGPRYPQTNFQGQYQVPTSPPPNQVHMMQKQQHQPQHAQQGSYPGYSSPPPASTFSHPSYNPSQYGRNPGPTSPPPHQSSFGMGAMRGPASPPPNQTTFGQGQHQMYQGYGGQQQQQQQQQQQQQQQQQQAAQQQAPAGYVPPGFVPPPPPPGPPPLGPQQTIHYGNQEYEYTPSGGQARPTQGPPAQQAHDPWAGLSAWK from the exons CGCTACTACGgccagctggagctgctggatcTGCGCTTCCCAATAGACGAGCAGCACATCAAGATATCTTTCACATG GTTCGATGCCTTCACCCATAAGCCCACGACGCAATATTCCCTGGCCTTCGAAAAGGCATCCGTCATCTTCAACATCTCCGCCATCCTTtccggccatggcgccttCCAGAACCGCGCTGACGAGTCCGCTCTCAAGACGGCATACCACTCCTTCCAAGCATCCGCCGGCATGTTCACATATATCAACGAGAATTTCCTCCATGCACCATCCTTTGACCTCAGCCGCGAGACTGTCAAGACGCTCATCCAGATCAtgctcgcgcaggcgcaggagaTATTCCTCGAGAAGCAAGTGGCGGATCAGAAGAAGATTGGGCTCCTAGCCAAGTTAGCGGCGCAGACTGGCCACCTTTATAGCCAGTCTATCGAGGGCGTCCAGGACAACGTGAACCGTGCCATCTTTGAGAAGGTTTGGTTGACGCTTGTACAG ATCAAAGCCCATCTCTTCAACTCCACAGCGCAATACTATCAAGCCTTGGCGgatgacgaggcgggcgagcacgGAATTGCCGTGGGCCGCCTCCAAGTCGCCGAAACTctcgccaaggaggcggagCGTATGGCGAGAAATTTTCCTGcctcggtgccgtcgagTTCGAATCTGGGTGCTGAGACGagcggcctgctgcaggagcTCACGAAACGACAGTTTTCGACTGCTCAAGAGAAGCTGCGCGAAGCTGTCAAAGACAACGACTTTGTCTACCATCAGACCGTTCCCGTCGAAGCGAGTTTACCCGCCATCTCCAAACTCCCTGCCGCCAAGCCGATACCGGTCAGTGAGCTCTATGCGGGACAGGATATTTCGCGTATTACTGGTCCGGACCTGTTCGGCAAAATCGTGCCCATGGCCGTGACCGAATCTGCCAGCTTATACGATGAGGAAAAGGCCAAGCTGGTGCGGGCCGAGACCGAAAAGGTGGACACAGCCAATGGGGAAATGGCAGCCAGCCTGGACTACCTGCGGCTCCCTGGTGCCCTTCAGGTCCTCAAGGGCGGATTTGACCAGGACATACTGCCGGACGAAGACTTCAGACAATGGTGTGTTGATGTAGCGGACCACGAGAACCCCGCCTCGATCTTCGAGTTCCTGAGAACAGAGAGGGAATCGATCCTGTCGACACTCGAAAAGAAGACGAAGCAGCTGGACATGGAAGAGAGTGTCTGCGAGAAGATGCGTTCCAAATACGAAAATGAGTGGAGCCAGCAACCCAGCGCCCGCCTGACGACGACATTGAGAGGTGACATCCGAAACTATGGCGACGCCTTGGAGGAGGCTTTGAGGAGCGAcagccagctcgccgcgaAACTGCGCCAGAACGGAGCCGAGTTTGACGAGATGCGACGGGCTGCagaggatggcgaggtgGACCAGCTCTTCCAGCAAGCCGTGGCTGTAGCCAGGgggcgcggcagcaacgcGACGAGTCCAGCGGCGGCTGAGCCGAATCTTCTCGATGCGGATTTCGGCGAGAGCGGGCCCAGCGTCATGGATCAGATCAACAGGGTGGAGGAGATTCTCAAGAAGCTGAACCTAGTCAAGCGAGAGCGCAATCAAGTGTTGAAAGATCTCAAGGAGAAG GTTCACAACGACGACATCTCGCAGGTTTTGATACTCAACAAGAAGTCGATATCAAACTACGAAGCGCAGCTGTTCGAgcaggagctggagaagTTTCGGCCGCATCAGAATCGACTGCTGCAGGCGAATCACAAGCAGTCGGCGCTGATGAAGGAGCTCACAGCGACCTTCAACGCCCTGCTGCAGGACAAGCGGGTGCGGGCCGAGCAGAGCAAATACGAAACGATTCAGCGTCAGCGGTCGTCAGTCATCAACAAGTACAAGCGGGCGTACCAGGAGTTTCTGGATCTGGAGGCCGGACTGCAGAGCGCCAAGAACTGGTACTCGGAGATGAGGGAGACGGTGGAGAGCTTGGATAAGAACGTCGAGTCATTCGTCAACAACCGGAGAGCCGAGGGCGCTCAGCTGCTCAACCAGATCGAGCAAGAGCGGTCGGCGGGCAAGAGCAGCCAagcggagctggagcgggagcggctgcgcgggctgATGGAGCGCATGTCCATGGACCCGGCAAAGTCGCCCCCGGCGACAACAGCATCTGGGcgaccgacgccggcgccgctgttCCAACCCGGACAAGGGCCGCGATACCCGCAGACCAACTTCCAGGGCCAGTACCAGGTGCCgacgtcaccaccaccgaaCCAGGTGCACATGatgcagaagcagcagcaccagccacaACATGCACAGCAAGGGAGCTATCCAGGCTATTCaagtccgccgccggcgagtACATTCTCACATCCGTCATACAACCCGAGCCAGTACGGTCGAAACCCGGGCCCtacatcgccgccgccgcatcagTCGTCGTTTGGCATGGGCGCCATGAGGGGCCctgcttcgccgccgccgaaccagACGACGTTTGGGCAGGGCCAGCACCAAATGTACCAGGGGTACGGGggccaacagcaacagcaacaacaacaacaacaacaacaacaacaacaacaacaacaagcagcacagcagcaggcgccggcgggctaTGTGCCGCCCGGGttcgtgccgccgcctccgccaccgggcccgccgccgctggggccGCAGCAGACGATCCACTATGGCAACCAGGAGTACGAGTATACGCcgagcggcgggcaggcgaggccaacacaagggccgccggcgcaacAGGCACACGACCCGTGGGCGGGACTGAGCGCATGGAAGTGA